The Pseudoxanthomonas sp. genome segment GCGCCGGAGCGCGCACCGGTGACGTGCATACCGTGGGCATCAAGCCCTTCCGAGACAATCTCGAGGAGATCGACCTCGTCTTCCACCAGCAGCACCCGGATCATTCGCTCGTGCTCCCGACCGGCAGATGCACGTACACCGTCGTGCCGTTCCCCGGTTCGCTGTCGAGGGAAGCGAAGCCGCCGGACTGCAGGGCGAACCCGAATATCTGGCTCAAGCCCAGTCCGCTGCCCTTGCCGATATCCTTGGTGGTGAAGAAAGGCTCGAAGACCCGCTGCTGCAACTCCAACGGAATTCCTGTGCCAGTGTCCTGGACGCTGACGCACACCATGTCCTGTGCCGCGTGCTCCGTCGCTGCCGGCATGGCGGTATGTGCACGCCAGGTCCGGATGAGGATTTCGCCGCCCTCGGGCATGGCGTCGCGGCTGTTGATGACCATGTTCAGGATGGCGGCTTCCAGCTGCGACCTGTCGACCTGCAGGACGGGCAACCCGGGGGCCAGATCGAAGCGGAGTTCGATGTTTTCCGGACAGCTGCGGCGCATCAGGTCCGCCAGCTCGAGAATGAGGCGATTGAGGTCGTGCGGTTGCGGCGTCAGGTTCTGTCCCCGTCCGAACGTCAGCAGCTGGCGGGTCAACAGGGCACCCCGCTCTGCGGCTCGCAACGCGGCATCCACGTTCCTTGTCAGCCGGGGATCGTGACTGACCCGCATCGTGATCAGTTCCAGCGCATTGATCACGACGCCGAGCAGATTGTTGAAATCGTGTGCGAGCCCCAGGGTCAGCTTGCCGATGGCTTCCATCTTCTGCGCCTGCAGCAGGGACGCCTCGGCCTCGCGCAGGCGTTGCTGTGCCTGTACCCGCTCGGTGATGTCGCGGGTCACCTTCGCATAGCCGACCAGTTCATCGCCCACCCAGATCGGGTCGATGACGACGCTGGCGAAGAAGCGGGTGCCATCCTTGCGCAGACGCCAGCCTTCCGCGGAAAAGCGACCGTCATTCCGGGCCGCGTCCAGCCCACGTTGCGGCAAACCCGCGGCCACGTCTTCGGGCGTATAGAAGCGCGAGAAATGGGTGCCGACGATGTCCTGGGGCGAATAGCCCTTGATGCGCTGCCCGCCCGGATTCCACGTCTTCACGTATCCATCGGGGTCGAGCATGTAGATCGCGTAATCGGTGACGCTGTCGAGCAGCAGACGGAACTGGGTCGCCTCGTCCGACAACGGGCCACGTGGTCCCAGCATCGGCTCGTCAACTTGATTCATGACGATCGACGGTAAGTATGCGGACGTGAATGCAATGTGGGTATGCGGCACCGCAAAATGAACTATCGGGGTCCGCGTTCCTCCCGCGAACGCGTCCGGTGATCGCTGACCAGCGAACTGACGACGATGCCGGCACCCAGCGCCACACCCAGCAGGAACAGCAGCAATGCGACGACGGGATAACCCCACAGCGTATGCGCGGACGGCACGCGCATCATCATCGCCGACGCCAGGATGAGCGCCGCCGTGATGACGCCTACCGAGATGCGATTGGCGATCTTCTGGAGATTCTCCATCAACCGCGACTCCTCCAGACCGGTCAGACGCATCTGCAGGCGATTCTCGGCCACCAGCGAGAGGATGTCCGACACCTTTCGCGGGCCGTCGCGCAGCAGCGCCTGCACTTCCATCATCTCGCTGGCCAGGCTGGGCGATGACAGCGATTTGCGCAGGCGGGCACGCATCACGTGCTGCAGTTGGTCTTCCACCACGCGCTGCGTATCGAGCGCCGGCGCCAGCAGATGGCAGGCCGTATCGAGATTCAACAGTGTCTTGCCGAGCAGGCTCAGTTCCGGCGGCGGCCGCAGTCCGCATTGCATGGCGATGCGCACCAGGTCGAGCACCACCCGTCCCTCGGACATCGACGATTGGTGCGCGCCGTAACGCGCGATCAGCTGGCCCACTTCCCGCAGGAACTTCGGCTCGTCGTAGTCTTCCAGGCGAATGCCCAGTGCGATGCACTCCTCGGCGACCTGCTCGCCGCGCCCGTCCACGGCGGCGAACAGGAGTTTGAGCAGCCGATCGCGCTGGCGCGGCGGCACATTGGCGACCATGCCGAGATCGAAGACCGCCAGGCGACCGTCCTCGGTCACCCTCAGGTTGCCCGGGTGCGGGTCCGCGTGGATCTCGCCGTGCACGAACATCTGGTCCAGATAGCCGCGCAGCAGATCCTCCGCCAGCGGGGTCATGTCCTGCTCGGTACGTCGCAATCCGGAAATCTCGTCCACCCGACGCCCGTCGGCCAGCTCCATGGTCAGCACGCGCTTGGCCGTGTAGTCCCACACCGGCGCCGGCACCCACAACTGTCGGAACGGCGCCAGGTGCTCGCGGAAACGCTCCAGGTTCTCCGCCTCGGCGACATAGTCCAGCTCGGCCGTCAGCGAGCGGGAAAACTCCCCGAGCCACTCGGAGAAACGCACGTGGCGTCCGATGTCGGTGAACCGGTCTGCGGTGCCGGTGATGCCGCGCAACAGGTCCAGGTCCGCCATCAGCTGCTGCGCCACGCCGGGCCGCTGCACCTTGACGGCGACCTCGCGCCCATCGCGCAGTCGCGCCCGGTGGACCTGCGCCAGCGACGCGCACCCCAGCGGCACCTCCTCGAAACTGGCATAGGCCTTGTTGATCCTGACACCCAGCGCGTCTTCCACCTGCTCCCGGATCACCTCGAAAGGCACCGGCGTGACATCCTCCTGCATGCGTTCCAGCGCGGACGCATAGGCCGGCGGCACCAGATCCGGACGCGTGGACAGCATCTGGCCCAGCTTCACGAACGTCGGTCCGAGCGCCTCGAGCTCATCGGCGAACTGCTCGGGACTTCCATCATCGTCGCCACCCTCGTCGAGCATCGTGGGCTCGAGCGAGAGGCCGTTGAACACGCCCGATTTCCTGTACCGGAACAGGAAGCGCAGGATCGCGGCCCGGCGCGGCAGTTTGCCTTCGACGGGCGCGGAGGTGGCTGAATTCATGGCGTCTCCACGCGTTTTCGCAGGCGATGTTTTTCGCCTGCATGCGGTGATCGTGGAGTGAACGGACGACACCATGTCCCCGCAAGGATCAGGATGCCGCGGACGCACGTTACAGTGCGCCCGGGCCATCACCTGCTATGCGACCGCGGCAGAGAGCGCCTTCAGCACGTCATCCACGCATGCAGGCTTGGTGATCCAGGCGGCACTGGCGTGACGCGAGGGAGCGATGTCGGGCTCGTAGCCCGTGAGGAACACGATCGGCACGCCAAGCGACACCAGAGCGTCCGCCAATCTGAAGCACGGCCTGCCATCCAGGTCCAGATCCAACAGCGCGACCGTGGGAGGTATCGTCATCGATGCCTGGAACGCGGGGTAGGCGCTGGCGAACGGGCCGAGCACGCTGGCGCCCTCGCCTGTCACCAATTCACGATTCCTGTCCGCGATGAGATAGTTCTCCTCCACGATCAGGACACGCTGTCCCGACAGCAACAGTCCATCTTGCTGACTGCCTGCGGTCGCGCATTCCATCGACATGTTCATGACCCTGCTCCTTGGGTGTATGGACGTCGACTATGGCACGCTGCCTGAAGAGACGCGTGAAAAACGCACCGCGGTCCGATGAAAGGTTCCTGCGCCACTGTACACACGTTACGCTTTACGCTGCTTTCACTCGACACATCGGTAGATTCAGGCCCACGGAACTCGCCGGAGTGTGAGGCCCGCTTCTCACTCCTGGATCGGGAAGATCGCCGTAGGTACTGCAATGCCGATCGATGATGACCGCGGCACGCGCGGGGAAATGGCACGGCGCGTCGTCGAATTCGATTGGAGCGCTACGCCGCTGGGCGGGCGGGACGAATGGCCTGCGCATCTGCGCAGCATCGTGGACGTGATGCTGGGGCACGGGTTCCCGATGATCCTGCTGTGGGGCAAGGACCTGGTACAGATCTACAACGATGGCTATGCCGCCATCATGCGTGAGAAACACCCGGCCGGACTGGGCCAACCCACTGCCGAGTGCTGGCCTGAGGTCTGGCATATCAATGCGCCTATCTACGACAGGGTTTGGCAAGGCGATACGGTCACGTTCGAAGACAAGCCGTATCCCTTGAAGCGCGGGAGTATGGTGGAAGACACCTGGCTGACCCTCACTTATTGTCCGGTGCGCGGAGCCGACGGCACGGTGGACGGCATCCTGGTGACGATGCTCGACACCAGCCTCGGCCAGCGCGCGCGCATCGCCCGCGACGCCAGTGAGGCCGAGCGGCAGGCGAGCGAGCAGCGGCTGGCGCTCGCCTTCAAACTGCTGCCGGTGGGCGTGGCCATCGTCGACCGCAGCGGCGATGTCGTGATGTCCAACGACGTCATGAAGAAGTACCTCCCCGGGGATCGCATTCCCTCGCTGGACGATGCCAACGTCGGGTGTTGGCGGGGCTGGCATGCGGATGGACGTCCGATAGAACGCACGGATTTCTCCACCGCGCGCGCGCTGAGGGGCGAGGTGGTCGTGCCGGGGATCGAGTTCCTGTTCGAGGCGGACGACGGCAGCGAACGCTGGACACGCGTCGCATCGGCGCCGATGTTCGACCCACAGGGCGAGGTCTCCGGCGCCCTGTCCATCGTGATCGACATCGACGACCTGAAGCAGAGCGCCGAACGCATCCGCATCAACGAAGAGCGGTTCCGACAGTTCGCCAGCGCATCCTCGAACATCCTCTGGATCCGCTCGGCCGTTACGCTGGCCATGGAGTTCGCCAGCCCGGCGTTCGAGACCATCTACGGCCTGCCGGTCGCGGACGCCCTCGGCGATGTCCGTCACTGGGCTGCGCACGTCGTGCCGGATGATCGCCAGACCGTGCTGCGGAATCTGGATCGCGTCCGCGCCGGGGAATCCCTCACGCAGGAATTCCGCATCCAACGCCAGGACGAGGGCGGTTTCCGCTGGATCATGAGCACCGATTTCCCGCTCTACGACGCCGAAGGCAATGTGCACCGTGTCGCAGGAATCGCGACGGACGTCACCGAGACACGCCGGGCGCACGAACACCAGCAGATCCTGCTGGCGGAACTGCAGCATCGGGTGCGCAACATCATGGCGATGCTCGGCTCGTTGGTGACGCGCAGCCGGCTGTCGGCCGACACGGTGGACGAGTACGCCCGCCTGTTGTCGGGTCGCCTGATGTCGCTGGCGCGTACCCAGGCCCTGTTGACCCAGGCCGCCAACGCCGGGGTTTCCGTCCACGCGCTCGCCGAGCAGGAACTGAAGGCGCAGGCGCACAGTGATGCGCAGTATGACCTTGCCGGCCCCGACCTTACCCTGCCGGCGAAGGCGACCGAGGTGCTTTCCCTCGCACTGCACGAGCTGACCACCAACGCCCTGAAGTACGGCGCGCTGTCCCGCGAGGATGGACATGTTTCGCTGCGCTGGAAGGTCGAACCGCAGGATGGGCGACCTTGGCTGCGTATGGAGTGGCGGGAGCGGCATCCTGCGCCGGCCGGATGGTTCCCGCCGCAGCGCTGCGGCTTCGGCACGTCCCTGATCGAACAACGCGTGCCGTACGAACTGGGCGGCATCGGCAGGATCGCCTTCGAGGCCACGGGAGCGGTGGCATCGATCGAGTTTCCGCTGATGGATGGCAGCAGCATCCTGCAGACGCAGGCGCCGGTGCCCGTCCGGGTCGAGGGCGGATCGAACGACCTGCATGGCCGCGTGGATTTGCGGGGTCACCGCATTCTGGTGCTCGATGATGACTTCTATCTTGCGAACGATACGGCTGCGGCGCTGCGCTCCGCGGGAGCTGCGGTGCTCGGCCCGTTCTCCGATACGGCCTCCGCGCTCGACGCACTGGATGTACCGCCGACCGGCGCAGTGCTGGACATCAATCTGGGCGGAGGCGCGAGCTTTGTGACGGCGGAGCGGCTGGCCGGACTGCGGGTCCCGTTCGTCTTCGTCACCGGCTACGACCCGTTCGTGCTGCCCGAGGCGCTGCGGGATGCGCCGGTCCTGCAGAAGCCGACTGACGCGGGCCGGATCGTGCAGGCGCTGGCGGCATGCTTGCCCGATCTGTTGACGGCAACGTGATGGCAAGGACATCTTCTTCACTCCGAAGGCCAATAATCACGCCTGAGGTGATGTTCCATGGCGGAAATCATTGGCTGGACCGCGTCGATCGTGCTGCTGGTCACGCTGGGCAGGCAGATCATGAAGCAGGCGCGCCGTCCCGAGGATCGGACTGTCTCCACGTGGCTTTTTATCGGGCAGGCGTGCGCATCGGCGCTGTTCGTCGTCTACTCGGTGATGCTGGAGAACTGGGTCTTCACAGTCACCAATACCTGCCTGCTGATCACCGCCGTGATCGGGCACGTGCTGACGCGCAGACGATGAACGGGATGGAGTGACTGTGGAAGCGCCGCATGGCACGGATACATCAAGAGGAGGCTCCATGTCCCCTTCATTGAGCGGACGCAACGTCCTGATCGTGGAAGACGAGTACCTGCTCGCCTCGGCGCTGCAGGAAGCGGTGGAATTGCTGGGCGGCCGCGTGGTGGGCCCCTTCGCTCGCGTACAGCAGGCGATGCAGTCGATCCAGAGCGGCGACATGCCGGACGTCGGCCTGCTGGATGTGAACCTGGGTTCCGAGTATTCGTATCCGCTGGCCGATGCGTTGGCCGAACGGGGCATTCCCACGGTACTCATTACCGGCTACGACCCGGATGCACTACCCGAGGCCTACCGATCGCTGTCGTATCTGCGCAAACCGTTCGATCTGGCTTCGGTGTCGTCAGCCTTGGAGGGCCTGGCATTCGCCGCGAAGCGCCAGAGCGACACCCGCCGCAACTGAATCAGGTCCAAGCTCTTCATCTAGATGTACTGCAAGCCCGCGCCCATCGCGACGGCGAAGAGCCCTGCCGATGCGCAGCGTCTGGTCACCGGGGGCCTGTCGGCAGTGGCCAGATAGCCCACCACGGCGATCACGGCCGAAAATGACACGGTCGCAAGAACGACAGGATGCGATATCAAGCCAGGCAGTGCGGACGTGATCATGGGGTTTTCCTCTCCTGCTGACCGGCCGGCTGACCCGCGCAGGGCGCACAGCTGGACGGGACGATATGGCGTTCTTCTAGTCCTCCGCGCGTGGACACGACGTGATGCATTCGGTCACCGGTGGGACGCGTTCCGGACATCCTCTTCATGCCCTCGCGCCGACATTGCGAGCCGTGGCATGGCGACCCTGCCTGCCATGCGCATCCCCTTATCGAGGACCGAATCCATGAATCGCTTGTCTGCCCCCGCCACTGCTTCCTTCGCTTTTGCACTGCTGCTGTGCGGCTGCAACGACCGTACCCATCCCGACGATGCCGACATGGCCTCCGATACTCCCCTGGCCGCTGCCGAGCCCGCCGATGCGGTGACGGACGCGACCGCCGATGTGACCTCCACCGCAACCGACGGCACGGCCCCGGCGGCCGGCATGCCAGAACCTGCTGCGCTGGGCGTGCTCAATGCGATCAATGCGCATGAGATCGCCGCCGGCGAGCAGGCGTTGGACAAGGGCGTCAAGGGTGAGGTGGCCGCGTTCGCACGGATGATGATCGATCAGCATACCGAGAACCGCGAGAAGACCCAGGCCCTCGATCCGGATGCCGCAGCCCAGGACGCCATGACGCAGCAACGCAAGGGCGAGGCAGAGCTCGCGGCATTGGATGCCAAGTCAGGCGACGAGTACGCCCGCGCCTACGTCGACGCGATGGTCAAAGGCCACACCGAAGCGCTCGATGCGCTGGATACGCGCCTGATCCCCGCCGCCACGTCCGAGCCGGTGCGCCAGCACCTGACGGCAACCCGCGGCCATGTCGCGGCCCACCTGGAGCAGGCACAGCGCCTCGCTTCCGCCGCGCCCGCGAACTGACGGAGCGGCTCGCCGGCTCAGGGTGCGTCCGGCACGCCGCGACGCACCCGCAGCCGTTCGTCGCCGCCTGTCACGTCGAAGCGGGTCGCTCCCGTGTCGTCGCGGACGAAGTCGATATCCACCGACGCCCGACCGACCCGCAATCGTTGCAAACGCAACTCCGGCAACCACTCCGGCAGGGCGGGATCGAGCCATAACGTGTCATGGGGTGCATCCGCGCGGATGCCGAGCAGGGCCTGCAACAGCACGACCGGTGTCGATGCCGACCACGCTTGCGGAGCGTTCGCCGCCGCATAGATGGCGGGGAACGGATGCATCGCATCGCGGGCGTGTCCGGTCACGCACTCGGGCAGGCGTTGCCCCTCGCACAGATCGGCCAGCTGGAACTGGGCCAGGCACAGCCGCTGGCACGCCTCGACGAAACCGTAGCGTCGCAGGCCCAGGGCAAACGGCCCGTGCTCCACCGGCCAGATCGTGCCGACATGGTAACCATGCGGGTTGTAGGCGGGATGGTCCGAGGACAGGGTCCGGATCCCCCATCCGCTGAACATGTCCGGTGCGAAGGCGCGCTCGACGATGCGTCGTGCAGTGCCAGGCTCCACGATTCCGCTGGCCAGGCACCGCAGCGCGTTGGAGCCGACCGACGCGATCGGCCTGCCCCGAGCATCCAGCGCCATCGCGAGGAACCCGGTCTCCTCGACCCAGAAGTGTTCGTTGAACCGGCGCTTGAGCGCCTCGGCCTGCCGGCGCAAGGTCTCGGCGTCGTCGCGCCGACCCACGGCCTCGAGGACGTCTGCGAAGTCGCGCTTGGCGATGTAGGCGATCGCCTGCTCTTCGCAGGTGGCCACCGGCTGCCCGACGACGTTCCCCTCCCTGTCGACGACCGATTCGGACGAGTCCTTCCACGTCTGGTTGTCCAGGCCTTGCGATGAGCGTGTACGCACCGCGTAGAAGGGGCCCGGCACCTGCAGGGCCTCGTCGTCGAGCCAGCGCAGCGCGCGTATCGCCGCATCGACGAACGGTTGCACGCGCGCGGGGTCGCCCGTCCATTGCCACAGTTGACCCACGACGAAGGGGAACAGGCTGGACGACGTCAGGCTGCCGTAGTACCGCGCCGTCGGCCGCTCGTTGAGGCAGGCCGCTGGCTCGAGCCGTGCCTCGTGCAGCATGCGTCCGGGCGATTCGTCGCGCCAGTCGTCGCGCCGCCTGCCCTGGGTCTTCGCCAGCTCGTTGAGGCCGCCGCGCATCAGTTCGTCGCCCAGCATCGCCGACTGCCATCCCGTGGTCAGGATGTCGCGTCCGAACGTGGCCAGGTAGGCCGGCACGCCCGCACCGACGGTCCAGGCATCAGCGTCGTCCAGACGCGGCATACGCAGCGCGTGCAGATCGCGCTGCGCACGACCGAGCAGTCCGACGACGTCCACGTAGGCCGCGCGACACACCGACCGTGCATCGCCCACCGACAGCGACGTCTCCAGCCACGTCGGTTGCACACGTTCCTTCAGCGAGGGCGAGGCGCGCCCCGGACACGGGGGTGCGTCCAGCACCCCGCCATCCCGTTCCACGCTCCACGCCAGGCAGGCATGCCATTGGCCGCGCGGCGGAAGCGCCACACGGAAGCGGATCCGGTGCGACTGATCGGGCGATACCACGCCTTCGGCCGGACGATCGACCTGCAGCCGCACCACCATCTCCACACGCCGCACCTTTCCGTCGCGGGGATCGGTCCGGCGCGCCCGGTAACGCCAGCGCCGATCCACCCGATCGGCGGTATCGGCCATCACGCAGGTGCTGCGACCCCTTCCGGGAGACACGTTGCCGGCCTCGTCCTGTCCCACGAAGTCGGCGCCGGCACGTAATTCGAGCACGAAGGAGACGGGATGGCCGGCGTGGTTGGTGATGCGGACATCCTCGTGCAGCCCCTCGCCGACCACACGCACGACGAGCACCTCGATGCCCTGTTTGGCGGCGTTGGCACGCGGGTCGCCGTCATCGTCTCCGGACGCAGGCACCAGGTAGTAGCCATGCCACTGATCCTGGCGCGCCGCCGACAGCGATACCGGCACCAGTCTCCGCCCGCCCGCCCGCCAGGCATGCGTACTCAGTACGCGGGTGCCGCGGACGAACAGGCCGAGGTCCTCGTCCGGATGTATTTCGCCTGCGGCATCCACCACCAGCGCCGTCTCGCCGTGGCTGACGATGTGTCGATGGGGCCGCGCACGCAGATTGACCAGCCCCCGATCATGACGGGGATGGTCGGCTGAGGCACCGTGCGTCGTCATCGATCAGCGTCCCAGCGCCGGCAGCACATGCCTGCCGAACACATCGATGAAGTCTGCCTGCCATCGATTGACATTGTGGAGGTGGATCCCATCGATGCCCATCGCCAGGTAACGCGCAAGCGTGTCGACATGCACCTCAGGGTCGGCACTGATGTGGACCGCATCCTGCACCTGTTCGATTCCGATATCGCGCGCTGCGTGCTCGAAATCGCGGATCGTCCGCAATTCTTCGGTCGCGCGGGCCGTCAGGGCGTTGCAACGCCACTGCTCGAGCGCGCCATCCCGCGCAAGCGCTTCGGTCGCTGCATACGACAGCTTGACCTGCAGATGGACTGGCTTGCCCGCACCGCCGGCGCTGCGGAAGGCCGCCAGGATGTCGGCCAGCGGCGCTGCAGGCGTGCCGATGGTGATGAGGCCATCGGCCCATCCCGCTCCCCAGCGCGCGGTATCGGGGGTCAGCGCAGCGACGTGGACCGGCGG includes the following:
- a CDS encoding PAS domain-containing protein, coding for MPIDDDRGTRGEMARRVVEFDWSATPLGGRDEWPAHLRSIVDVMLGHGFPMILLWGKDLVQIYNDGYAAIMREKHPAGLGQPTAECWPEVWHINAPIYDRVWQGDTVTFEDKPYPLKRGSMVEDTWLTLTYCPVRGADGTVDGILVTMLDTSLGQRARIARDASEAERQASEQRLALAFKLLPVGVAIVDRSGDVVMSNDVMKKYLPGDRIPSLDDANVGCWRGWHADGRPIERTDFSTARALRGEVVVPGIEFLFEADDGSERWTRVASAPMFDPQGEVSGALSIVIDIDDLKQSAERIRINEERFRQFASASSNILWIRSAVTLAMEFASPAFETIYGLPVADALGDVRHWAAHVVPDDRQTVLRNLDRVRAGESLTQEFRIQRQDEGGFRWIMSTDFPLYDAEGNVHRVAGIATDVTETRRAHEHQQILLAELQHRVRNIMAMLGSLVTRSRLSADTVDEYARLLSGRLMSLARTQALLTQAANAGVSVHALAEQELKAQAHSDAQYDLAGPDLTLPAKATEVLSLALHELTTNALKYGALSREDGHVSLRWKVEPQDGRPWLRMEWRERHPAPAGWFPPQRCGFGTSLIEQRVPYELGGIGRIAFEATGAVASIEFPLMDGSSILQTQAPVPVRVEGGSNDLHGRVDLRGHRILVLDDDFYLANDTAAALRSAGAAVLGPFSDTASALDALDVPPTGAVLDINLGGGASFVTAERLAGLRVPFVFVTGYDPFVLPEALRDAPVLQKPTDAGRIVQALAACLPDLLTAT
- a CDS encoding ABC1 kinase family protein, whose amino-acid sequence is MNSATSAPVEGKLPRRAAILRFLFRYRKSGVFNGLSLEPTMLDEGGDDDGSPEQFADELEALGPTFVKLGQMLSTRPDLVPPAYASALERMQEDVTPVPFEVIREQVEDALGVRINKAYASFEEVPLGCASLAQVHRARLRDGREVAVKVQRPGVAQQLMADLDLLRGITGTADRFTDIGRHVRFSEWLGEFSRSLTAELDYVAEAENLERFREHLAPFRQLWVPAPVWDYTAKRVLTMELADGRRVDEISGLRRTEQDMTPLAEDLLRGYLDQMFVHGEIHADPHPGNLRVTEDGRLAVFDLGMVANVPPRQRDRLLKLLFAAVDGRGEQVAEECIALGIRLEDYDEPKFLREVGQLIARYGAHQSSMSEGRVVLDLVRIAMQCGLRPPPELSLLGKTLLNLDTACHLLAPALDTQRVVEDQLQHVMRARLRKSLSSPSLASEMMEVQALLRDGPRKVSDILSLVAENRLQMRLTGLEESRLMENLQKIANRISVGVITAALILASAMMMRVPSAHTLWGYPVVALLLFLLGVALGAGIVVSSLVSDHRTRSREERGPR
- a CDS encoding DUF4142 domain-containing protein yields the protein MATLPAMRIPLSRTESMNRLSAPATASFAFALLLCGCNDRTHPDDADMASDTPLAAAEPADAVTDATADVTSTATDGTAPAAGMPEPAALGVLNAINAHEIAAGEQALDKGVKGEVAAFARMMIDQHTENREKTQALDPDAAAQDAMTQQRKGEAELAALDAKSGDEYARAYVDAMVKGHTEALDALDTRLIPAATSEPVRQHLTATRGHVAAHLEQAQRLASAAPAN
- a CDS encoding glycogen debranching N-terminal domain-containing protein, encoding MTTHGASADHPRHDRGLVNLRARPHRHIVSHGETALVVDAAGEIHPDEDLGLFVRGTRVLSTHAWRAGGRRLVPVSLSAARQDQWHGYYLVPASGDDDGDPRANAAKQGIEVLVVRVVGEGLHEDVRITNHAGHPVSFVLELRAGADFVGQDEAGNVSPGRGRSTCVMADTADRVDRRWRYRARRTDPRDGKVRRVEMVVRLQVDRPAEGVVSPDQSHRIRFRVALPPRGQWHACLAWSVERDGGVLDAPPCPGRASPSLKERVQPTWLETSLSVGDARSVCRAAYVDVVGLLGRAQRDLHALRMPRLDDADAWTVGAGVPAYLATFGRDILTTGWQSAMLGDELMRGGLNELAKTQGRRRDDWRDESPGRMLHEARLEPAACLNERPTARYYGSLTSSSLFPFVVGQLWQWTGDPARVQPFVDAAIRALRWLDDEALQVPGPFYAVRTRSSQGLDNQTWKDSSESVVDREGNVVGQPVATCEEQAIAYIAKRDFADVLEAVGRRDDAETLRRQAEALKRRFNEHFWVEETGFLAMALDARGRPIASVGSNALRCLASGIVEPGTARRIVERAFAPDMFSGWGIRTLSSDHPAYNPHGYHVGTIWPVEHGPFALGLRRYGFVEACQRLCLAQFQLADLCEGQRLPECVTGHARDAMHPFPAIYAAANAPQAWSASTPVVLLQALLGIRADAPHDTLWLDPALPEWLPELRLQRLRVGRASVDIDFVRDDTGATRFDVTGGDERLRVRRGVPDAP
- a CDS encoding response regulator, translating into MSPSLSGRNVLIVEDEYLLASALQEAVELLGGRVVGPFARVQQAMQSIQSGDMPDVGLLDVNLGSEYSYPLADALAERGIPTVLITGYDPDALPEAYRSLSYLRKPFDLASVSSALEGLAFAAKRQSDTRRN
- a CDS encoding two-component system sensor histidine kinase NtrB; the protein is MNQVDEPMLGPRGPLSDEATQFRLLLDSVTDYAIYMLDPDGYVKTWNPGGQRIKGYSPQDIVGTHFSRFYTPEDVAAGLPQRGLDAARNDGRFSAEGWRLRKDGTRFFASVVIDPIWVGDELVGYAKVTRDITERVQAQQRLREAEASLLQAQKMEAIGKLTLGLAHDFNNLLGVVINALELITMRVSHDPRLTRNVDAALRAAERGALLTRQLLTFGRGQNLTPQPHDLNRLILELADLMRRSCPENIELRFDLAPGLPVLQVDRSQLEAAILNMVINSRDAMPEGGEILIRTWRAHTAMPAATEHAAQDMVCVSVQDTGTGIPLELQQRVFEPFFTTKDIGKGSGLGLSQIFGFALQSGGFASLDSEPGNGTTVYVHLPVGSTSE